The genomic interval CTGATAATATAGTCTAGATGATAGATATAATAGAATACATAAtggattacaaaaaaaaaaaatgaaaaactaatCAATATAATGTTGTATGTGATTGTATGTAAAACAATTTACAATTTCACATGGTAAAATGTACAGGttgcttaaatttttttaaatgattatatatattacataaatttttatttaattttcaattcaaaataattgtaatacacTACCGAGTATTTTGGACAGGTGATTAGAACAGTATTTAAGTAACTATCTTCTTTACGTCGTCCTCCCAAATATCACTAATCCGGAACAAAAGCGAAAAGCATAATTTTCCCGACCCTACTCATCGACGATTCATCATTCGACGGTGACGGACTTGGCGAGGTTTCTCGGACAGTCGACGTTGCAGCCACGGAGCACGGCCAAATGGTACGACAGCAGCTGCATCGGGATGACTGTCAGGATTCCCTGGAGACAGTCGACGGTGCGCGGAACTTCCAAAGTCTTGCATGACATCTCGCTAGTTTCCTTATCGTCCTTCTCGCATATCACGATAGGTCTTCCCTGACGGGCTACGACTTGCTGCAGTGCGTTCATGCACTTTGAGTATACAGGATCGCGCATTATGATCATCATCACTGGCATGGAATCGTCGACGAGAGCCAACGGTCCGTGCTTCAACTCACCAGCCATAATGCCTTCGCTGTGCATGTACGTCAATTCCTTGACTTTCAACGCACCTTCTAGACACGTTGCGAAGTTGTAGCCGCGGCCCATTATAAGCAAAGATTTCTGCTGGTACAGATCTTGAGCTAGCACTTTGACTTCTTCGTCCAATGCGAGCACTTCTTTGATCTGATCGGCTAGATTTTTCAAAGCTTCTATGATATCGTGACGGCGTTTCTGGAATGATATACGATCCTCGCTCAGGACGAGGGCGAACATTACTAAAGATATGAACTGAGACGTGTAGGCTTTCGTCGATGCGACACCGATTTCCGGACCGGCGTTGATGTGGATTCCGCAATGTGATTCTCTGCAGATGGAACTTCCGACTGTGTTGGTGACGCCGACGATCAGAGCGCCGTGTTGTTTACAATAGCGGAGAGCCATCAGAGTATCGGCCGTCTCTCCCGATTGGGAAATGAAGAAGCACACGTCGTCTCTGAACACGGGAGTATTTCTGTCGAGGAAGTCCGAAGCTAATTCTACCATCACGGGCAGCTCGGTAAGTTCTTCTAGCAGTTGTCTTGTAGCTACAGCGCTATGGTAACTAGTACCGCATCCGATTAACATGAGTCGACGGCACCGTTTGATCTCTGGAATGTAATCTTTGATACCTCCTAGTGTCACAGTGTGGTTTTGGAAATTGAGACGACCTCTCATCGTGTTGACAACGGACTCGGGTTGTTCGAAAATTTCCTTTTGcatgaaatatttatagttgCCTTTCATGATTTGCTGAATTTCCATCTTGAGCGTGGTGATTTCACGAGCGTGAGGGTCGTTGGAGCTGCACGATAAGCGATGAATGCTCAGGGTACCATTCTTGACGGCGGCAACGTCGTCGTCTTCAAAATACAATACTTTGTTAGTATGTTCGATGACGGCGGAAGCGTCCGATGCGAAGAAATATTCAATCTCTTTATCTTCTTCGGGTTGGAATTCGGAGTGGCTTTCAGAACGAGGCAAAGACGGCAGTACAGTGCGGGCTGCTTTGTTGTTATTGTACATGATAGGAATATGATCGACTGAAAGATGATTCTTGGTCTTGATTCCGACCAATAAGGGAGATCCTCGACGGGCGGCTACACACTCTCCGGGGAAGTGGCGCGATTTGAAGCACAAAGCGAACGCTCCTTCCAATTGTTGGATGGCTTGTTCGACCAACTCCTGGAAAGAATAGGTCGGGTGTTGGTTGTATAAGTGGTGTACGAGTTTGACGATGATTTCAGTGTCGGTCTGGGATTCGAAATGGTATCCTTTCTTTTCCAGGAACATTTTCAATTCCTTGTAGTTGGTAATGATGCCGTTGTGGATGACGACGAACGCGTGGCTCTCGTCCGAGCGTTGGGGATGAGAATTGGTGGCGTTGGGCTCTCCGTGGGTTGCCCAACGGGTATGTGCAATTCCACAATGGTTTGAAACGATTTCGTCTACTTTGAGCTCGTCGTTCTTCAGGGTGATCTCGTCTTCGAGGGCTTGGACTTTGCCACTCTTCTTGACGATGTTCATGTCCTTGCCGTCGGGAGAGTCGATAGCCACCCCGGCGGAATCATATCCGCGGTATTCGAGTCGCTTCAAGCCATTGACGAGGAAG from Arctopsyche grandis isolate Sample6627 chromosome 9, ASM5162203v2, whole genome shotgun sequence carries:
- the LOC143916334 gene encoding glutamine--fructose-6-phosphate aminotransferase [isomerizing] 2-like, with the translated sequence MCGIFAYINHLTPKARKEILAFLVNGLKRLEYRGYDSAGVAIDSPDGKDMNIVKKSGKVQALEDEITLKNDELKVDEIVSNHCGIAHTRWATHGEPNATNSHPQRSDESHAFVVIHNGIITNYKELKMFLEKKGYHFESQTDTEIIVKLVHHLYNQHPTYSFQELVEQAIQQLEGAFALCFKSRHFPGECVAARRGSPLLVGIKTKNHLSVDHIPIMYNNNKAARTVLPSLPRSESHSEFQPEEDKEIEYFFASDASAVIEHTNKVLYFEDDDVAAVKNGTLSIHRLSCSSNDPHAREITTLKMEIQQIMKGNYKYFMQKEIFEQPESVVNTMRGRLNFQNHTVTLGGIKDYIPEIKRCRRLMLIGCGTSYHSAVATRQLLEELTELPVMVELASDFLDRNTPVFRDDVCFFISQSGETADTLMALRYCKQHGALIVGVTNTVGSSICRESHCGIHINAGPEIGVASTKAYTSQFISLVMFALVLSEDRISFQKRRHDIIEALKNLADQIKEVLALDEEVKVLAQDLYQQKSLLIMGRGYNFATCLEGALKVKELTYMHSEGIMAGELKHGPLALVDDSMPVMMIIMRDPVYSKCMNALQQVVARQGRPIVICEKDDKETSEMSCKTLEVPRTVDCLQGILTVIPMQLLSYHLAVLRGCNVDCPRNLAKSVTVE